A genomic window from Algoriphagus sp. Y33 includes:
- a CDS encoding ABC transporter ATP-binding protein, producing the protein MDDLIITNLSKTYRNGVKALRHVSLQIPKGMFGLLGPNGAGKSTLMRTIATLQEADHGEIQLGDLNVKVHPNELRKVLGYLPQQFGLYPSLSSEMLLNHLAVLKGIVNRQERKEIVDALLHRVNLYSVRKQKLGEFSGGMKQRFGIAQALVNNPKLVIVDEPTAGLDPVERNRFYNLLSEVGEQTIVILSTHIVDDVKELCTRMAIMNTGKVIIQGSPIEIIESLQGRLYEKTINKNELDHYKKEYRVISDRLYLGKQIVHVISDTHPGLDFKALEANLEDVYMAQILNA; encoded by the coding sequence ATGGACGATCTGATCATAACCAATCTTTCTAAAACCTATCGCAACGGAGTGAAGGCACTCCGGCATGTTTCATTGCAAATACCCAAAGGAATGTTTGGTTTGTTGGGACCTAATGGAGCCGGCAAGTCAACACTTATGCGAACGATAGCAACGCTACAGGAAGCGGATCATGGAGAAATTCAGCTTGGGGACCTCAACGTTAAGGTGCACCCAAATGAATTGCGGAAAGTACTGGGTTACCTGCCACAGCAATTTGGCTTATATCCATCCCTATCCTCCGAGATGTTATTGAATCATCTGGCCGTTTTGAAAGGAATCGTAAATAGGCAGGAACGCAAAGAAATCGTAGACGCTCTTCTTCATCGGGTAAATCTGTATAGCGTTCGAAAGCAAAAATTAGGGGAGTTCTCCGGAGGAATGAAGCAACGGTTTGGTATTGCCCAGGCACTAGTGAACAACCCTAAGCTAGTGATAGTGGATGAGCCCACCGCAGGGCTTGACCCTGTTGAGCGAAATCGTTTTTACAACCTGCTTAGTGAAGTGGGAGAGCAAACCATCGTAATCCTTTCCACACATATAGTCGATGATGTGAAGGAATTATGTACCCGGATGGCGATTATGAACACTGGGAAAGTAATTATTCAGGGGAGCCCTATTGAAATTATAGAAAGCCTTCAAGGTCGATTGTATGAGAAGACAATCAACAAAAATGAATTGGACCACTACAAAAAAGAATACCGGGTAATCAGTGACCGGCTATACCTGGGGAAGCAAATTGTACATGTGATCAGCGACACCCATCCAGGGTTAGATTTCAAAGCCTTAGAGGCCAACCTTGAGGATGTTTACATGGCTCAAATCTTAAACGCTTAA
- a CDS encoding TlpA disulfide reductase family protein, whose translation MNKLLIAGLMLFCTTANAQNDFKISGKLNGFEENALVKIERENIILDSCYLKNGKFQLSGSFEQSPTPAYLTIENGEDVVYTSLFIGNENITINANSKDFPYAVKTNGSEYDQLRYDYNRLEESLNTRRKIFLNEMFSLREQGKWNDSLQNAYWNKSEPLGKIRNIDNQLDKIRDEFIDENFNSYYGLYLIGVYKTEIPKSKLQNYFDNLSQELKNTAYAKSINSHLKNPDLKIGEKYYDFPALDKTGKRRLFSDYFSDKYVLLDFSTVYCGWCLKAISDLEKIKNTQGEKLEIVTFYVDKNEKGFEELVLKHNEKWNVLWDKEGRLSDTYAKYKVFGTPTFYLFDPNGKLVQLFNGYLEDLSEQIEKAIINN comes from the coding sequence ATGAACAAACTATTAATAGCAGGGCTGATGCTTTTTTGCACAACTGCAAATGCCCAAAATGATTTTAAAATTTCAGGAAAACTAAATGGGTTTGAGGAAAATGCACTTGTGAAAATTGAAAGGGAAAATATCATTTTGGACAGTTGTTACCTAAAAAATGGAAAATTTCAATTGAGCGGGTCTTTTGAGCAATCTCCAACACCCGCATATCTTACAATTGAAAATGGAGAAGATGTTGTTTACACCTCTTTATTCATTGGGAATGAAAATATAACGATCAATGCCAATAGTAAAGATTTTCCTTATGCTGTAAAAACAAACGGATCCGAATATGACCAGTTAAGATATGACTATAACCGACTGGAAGAAAGCCTGAATACTCGGCGAAAAATATTCCTTAACGAAATGTTTTCACTAAGAGAACAGGGAAAGTGGAATGACAGCTTGCAAAATGCTTATTGGAACAAATCTGAACCTTTGGGAAAAATAAGAAATATAGATAATCAATTGGATAAAATCAGAGATGAGTTTATTGACGAAAATTTCAATTCATATTATGGTTTATATCTTATAGGGGTTTATAAAACTGAAATTCCTAAATCAAAACTTCAAAATTATTTCGACAACCTTAGTCAAGAGTTGAAAAATACTGCATATGCAAAATCAATTAATTCTCACTTGAAAAATCCCGATTTAAAAATCGGAGAAAAATATTACGATTTTCCGGCTTTAGATAAAACCGGGAAAAGAAGATTGTTTTCGGATTATTTTAGCGACAAATATGTATTGTTGGATTTTTCTACTGTTTATTGTGGGTGGTGCCTAAAAGCCATTTCTGATCTTGAAAAGATTAAAAATACTCAAGGCGAAAAATTGGAAATCGTAACTTTTTATGTTGACAAGAACGAAAAAGGATTTGAGGAGTTAGTACTAAAACACAATGAAAAATGGAATGTTTTATGGGACAAAGAAGGACGTTTAAGCGATACTTATGCTAAATATAAAGTTTTTGGGACGCCGACATTTTATTTGTTTGACCCAAATGGGAAATTAGTACAACTGTTTAACGGCTATCTGGAAGACTTATCTGAACAGATTGAAAAGGCGATTATTAACAACTAG
- a CDS encoding LytTR family DNA-binding domain-containing protein encodes MSVKYIIVDDESIAHDIIKKYCSMLPNMTLMQDCYDAIEAIDYLSSNPVDLIFLDLNMPKLHGFEFLRTLPNQPRVIVTTAYKEHALEGYELNISDYLLKPFSFERFLKAVNKACSTNSKTPSIEKSNAAEVRPERIFLRSTNKHIQVSLDDILFVEASGNYVRVVLKEEVITLRGVLSSLPEHMPTDGFIQVHRSFMVAKRHIKSIEGNQLIIDKYTVPIGKLFRSQLDRLLK; translated from the coding sequence ATGAGCGTTAAATACATTATAGTAGATGACGAGTCAATCGCCCATGACATCATTAAAAAGTATTGCTCGATGTTGCCAAACATGACGCTGATGCAGGACTGCTATGACGCGATTGAAGCCATTGACTACCTAAGCAGTAATCCTGTTGATCTGATCTTTCTCGATCTGAACATGCCTAAGCTGCATGGGTTTGAATTTCTAAGAACACTGCCCAACCAGCCCAGAGTAATCGTGACTACTGCCTACAAAGAGCATGCGTTGGAAGGCTATGAATTGAACATATCAGATTATTTATTGAAACCTTTTTCATTCGAACGATTTTTGAAAGCTGTCAATAAAGCATGTTCAACCAATTCCAAAACGCCATCCATTGAGAAAAGTAATGCTGCCGAGGTCAGGCCAGAACGAATTTTTCTACGGTCAACTAACAAACACATACAAGTATCACTGGATGATATTTTGTTTGTAGAGGCTTCGGGCAACTATGTCAGAGTTGTCCTGAAAGAAGAAGTCATCACCTTGCGTGGCGTGTTATCTTCACTGCCTGAGCACATGCCAACAGACGGTTTCATCCAGGTACATCGGTCATTTATGGTGGCGAAAAGGCACATCAAAAGCATAGAAGGAAACCAACTAATTATCGATAAATACACCGTACCCATTGGTAAATTATTCAGGTCACAGCTGGACCGGTTATTGAAATAA
- a CDS encoding sensor histidine kinase produces MAFYQNIFSKRLLQKSVPYFFIVTAILILVFNDFFGDEDGFVVFSLLFFTALTIWLIRWIFIQIKSILRLKKEKKQAELMHLKSQVNPHFFFNTLNNLYGLVEKDPGKAQQLILKLSDMMRYSIYEGQNDWVTLADEITFLENYMDLHRMRYHKEIAVRFDIETEDRNVKIMPLLFIIMVENAFKHGVEKLRRDAFVHIFLKATKQHVDFEIENNFDAEEIDDKAGIGLNNLKQRLELVYLNKYQLEISPTHADIYKIRLRLAL; encoded by the coding sequence ATGGCGTTTTATCAGAACATCTTTAGCAAGCGACTTCTTCAAAAGTCAGTACCGTACTTTTTTATAGTTACAGCCATTTTAATTCTGGTTTTTAATGATTTTTTTGGAGATGAGGACGGCTTTGTAGTTTTCAGCCTGCTGTTTTTTACTGCTCTGACCATCTGGCTGATCCGCTGGATATTTATTCAGATCAAATCCATTCTCCGACTGAAAAAGGAAAAAAAACAAGCTGAACTTATGCATTTAAAAAGTCAGGTTAATCCACACTTTTTTTTCAACACCCTGAACAACCTGTATGGATTGGTGGAGAAAGATCCTGGCAAGGCGCAGCAGTTAATTCTCAAGCTGTCCGATATGATGCGTTACAGTATCTATGAGGGGCAAAATGATTGGGTAACGTTAGCAGATGAAATCACCTTTTTGGAGAACTATATGGATTTACATCGTATGCGGTACCATAAGGAAATTGCTGTCCGCTTTGATATAGAGACGGAAGACAGGAATGTTAAAATCATGCCATTGCTCTTTATCATTATGGTGGAAAATGCCTTTAAGCATGGGGTAGAAAAACTACGAAGGGATGCATTTGTTCACATCTTCTTAAAGGCTACTAAGCAGCATGTGGACTTTGAAATTGAAAACAATTTTGATGCGGAGGAAATTGACGATAAAGCAGGGATTGGCTTGAATAACCTAAAGCAACGGTTAGAATTGGTTTATTTGAACAAGTATCAGCTTGAAATATCCCCAACCCATGCCGACATTTATAAGATTCGATTAAGACTTGCTTTATGA
- a CDS encoding cupin domain-containing protein: MQEINSINVMEKFSLFEKQWTPHIIGELNGQYVKLCKLKDNFVWHSHENEDELFMVFKGTLLMDFRDGRTVEVKEGEILIVPRGVEHRPHTNGEIVFNLLFEPKATQHTGNVQSELTVKEMGWI; encoded by the coding sequence ATGCAAGAAATCAATTCAATCAATGTCATGGAGAAATTTTCATTGTTCGAAAAGCAATGGACCCCTCATATTATCGGAGAACTCAATGGGCAATATGTGAAGCTTTGCAAGCTTAAAGACAACTTTGTCTGGCATAGCCACGAAAATGAAGATGAGCTTTTTATGGTGTTTAAAGGGACATTACTGATGGACTTTCGGGATGGGCGAACAGTTGAAGTCAAGGAAGGCGAAATTTTAATTGTTCCCAGAGGTGTCGAACATAGACCACATACCAATGGAGAAATTGTATTTAATCTACTCTTTGAGCCGAAAGCAACGCAGCATACCGGCAATGTACAAAGTGAGTTGACGGTAAAAGAAATGGGGTGGATTTAA
- a CDS encoding M1 family aminopeptidase — protein sequence MFFVTGALSKSLMVVYTQGVVIFVLFIIAKAISNETFQALLDPFSLSTLTHASKDWTVVDRNSLLIPMSGIMLLNKLFWIALGISVLIVGYSKFKLMVLPEKTTRSKKRNIQVSTDRFDENLPPVTPVFHFKAKLAQLLLNTWFHSVSILRLASFWAIVSCCFIVILVNSVSLGTSHAVDSYPTTYLIIEELREMSLYFFMILLTFYSGEIMWKERDAKLDLIHDTLPLDSFVNLCSRFLALLLIYSIIMGSLIASGMLFQTLNSYYRYELDVYFFGFFLELLPFLALYTLAALFFQALTGNKFMGMLVTIVFAIINVAIKMFGLEHVLLNFGGHMLPAYSDMNGYGHFLTPYLWVKLYWALFGTLLLIFAGILMVRGSETGLRKRWIRGRNQLKGTLAVFSLGCFTLFIGIGGYIFYNTNVLNEFWTKGEQASFRADYEKTLKQFEYIPQPKIIDVNLTIDLFPSQRAYDIAGYYRVTNTSQVPIREIHLQKKIASNVEVKDVAFDRSVTSDNTHEKYHYTIYGLDQPLAPGDTLKMTFRQSLQPLGFEVDDSDPDVVYNGTFFDNAGLPGFGYQNKYELQDEDDRKDFNLAPRLGKSSRDDARELLNARSGSDSEGVRLELIISTEAPQTALTSGDLVAKWNTGGRNYFHYKTNKQIIHFYPVVSAHYEVFSDSFVPSGDTAGEPVDLEIYYQDGHEYNLTRMMESMKMSLDYYSTHFSPYPYKQLRIVEFPRYRSFAQSLPGIIPFSEAIGFVMDIDDAKDVDMAFYVTAHEVAHQWWGLQLEAANVQGQKMILETLAQYSAMMVFREKYADEKVQKFLKLQSDTYREANLKSKEQELPLALVGNEEHIYYNKGALAMYELQNRMGEKNLNRALQNFLNDWRSFHNPQKPTRYSTTVDLIHYFREVAPDSLQGTITDLLERTNSIK from the coding sequence GTGTTTTTTGTCACAGGCGCACTCAGTAAAAGTCTGATGGTGGTGTACACACAGGGTGTGGTGATCTTTGTGTTGTTCATCATAGCTAAAGCTATTTCCAATGAGACATTTCAAGCGTTACTGGATCCCTTTTCGCTTTCCACATTGACCCATGCAAGTAAAGACTGGACTGTGGTGGATAGGAACTCCTTACTCATCCCTATGTCCGGTATCATGCTGCTTAACAAACTCTTCTGGATAGCACTGGGAATTTCTGTCCTTATAGTGGGCTATAGTAAGTTTAAATTGATGGTTCTGCCCGAGAAAACCACCAGAAGTAAAAAACGAAACATCCAGGTCTCAACGGATCGTTTCGATGAAAACTTACCTCCGGTTACTCCTGTTTTTCATTTTAAAGCAAAGCTTGCGCAACTGCTTTTAAATACGTGGTTTCATAGTGTGTCCATTCTGAGGCTCGCCTCTTTTTGGGCGATCGTTAGCTGCTGCTTCATTGTTATACTGGTTAACTCTGTTAGCTTGGGCACTTCTCATGCAGTAGATAGCTATCCTACCACTTATCTGATAATAGAAGAATTGCGGGAAATGTCCCTTTACTTCTTTATGATCCTTTTGACGTTTTATTCAGGCGAAATCATGTGGAAGGAAAGAGATGCAAAGCTTGACCTCATCCATGACACCCTGCCGCTTGATAGCTTTGTTAATCTATGCAGCAGATTTCTGGCATTGCTGCTCATTTATTCCATAATAATGGGTTCTCTTATTGCTTCAGGCATGCTGTTTCAGACATTGAATAGTTACTATCGCTACGAATTGGATGTCTATTTCTTTGGATTTTTTCTAGAGCTGCTCCCATTCCTTGCGTTGTATACGCTTGCCGCCTTGTTCTTTCAAGCACTTACCGGGAACAAGTTTATGGGCATGCTGGTCACCATCGTATTTGCGATCATCAATGTAGCTATTAAGATGTTTGGCTTGGAGCATGTGTTGCTCAACTTCGGTGGGCATATGCTGCCTGCGTATTCGGATATGAACGGGTATGGTCACTTCCTTACACCCTACCTTTGGGTGAAACTCTATTGGGCGTTGTTTGGAACCCTGCTCTTAATCTTTGCCGGCATCCTTATGGTAAGAGGCAGTGAAACGGGGTTGAGAAAACGATGGATAAGAGGACGAAACCAGCTAAAAGGAACATTGGCTGTTTTTAGTTTGGGATGCTTTACGCTCTTTATCGGTATTGGAGGCTATATTTTTTACAATACCAATGTGCTGAATGAATTCTGGACTAAGGGTGAACAAGCTAGTTTCAGAGCTGATTATGAAAAAACGCTGAAACAATTTGAATATATTCCCCAACCGAAAATAATAGACGTCAACTTAACAATTGATCTATTCCCCTCACAACGGGCCTATGACATAGCAGGCTATTATAGGGTAACCAATACATCGCAAGTGCCCATTCGTGAAATTCACTTACAAAAAAAGATAGCCTCCAACGTGGAAGTAAAGGATGTAGCCTTTGATCGCAGCGTGACTTCTGACAACACGCATGAAAAATATCACTATACTATTTACGGGTTGGACCAACCGTTAGCACCGGGTGATACCCTGAAAATGACCTTTAGACAGAGCTTACAGCCACTGGGTTTTGAGGTTGACGATTCCGATCCGGATGTGGTATATAACGGGACGTTTTTTGACAATGCCGGGTTGCCGGGTTTTGGTTATCAGAATAAATATGAGTTGCAGGATGAAGATGATCGAAAAGATTTCAACCTAGCTCCACGTTTAGGAAAATCCAGCCGTGATGATGCGCGGGAATTGCTGAATGCACGTAGCGGAAGTGATTCGGAGGGTGTCAGGTTAGAACTGATAATCAGCACAGAAGCTCCACAAACAGCGTTGACGTCAGGCGATTTAGTTGCAAAATGGAATACGGGTGGTCGCAATTATTTTCATTACAAGACCAATAAGCAGATTATTCACTTTTATCCCGTTGTTTCAGCCCATTATGAAGTGTTTAGCGATAGTTTTGTTCCCTCAGGAGATACTGCAGGAGAGCCTGTTGACTTGGAAATCTATTATCAGGATGGGCATGAGTACAATCTGACCCGTATGATGGAGTCCATGAAGATGTCCTTAGACTATTACAGCACTCACTTCAGTCCATACCCCTACAAGCAACTTCGTATAGTGGAGTTTCCCAGATATCGCAGCTTTGCCCAATCGCTGCCAGGCATCATTCCATTTTCAGAGGCTATAGGTTTTGTGATGGACATTGATGATGCAAAGGATGTGGATATGGCCTTTTACGTTACTGCGCATGAAGTAGCTCACCAATGGTGGGGATTGCAACTGGAAGCAGCAAATGTACAGGGACAAAAGATGATTTTGGAAACGCTGGCACAGTATTCTGCCATGATGGTGTTTAGAGAGAAATATGCTGATGAAAAAGTTCAGAAATTCCTGAAACTTCAATCGGACACCTACCGGGAAGCGAATTTAAAATCAAAAGAGCAAGAGTTACCATTAGCGTTGGTTGGGAATGAAGAACACATCTACTATAATAAAGGGGCACTTGCTATGTACGAATTACAAAATCGTATGGGCGAAAAAAACCTGAATAGGGCTTTACAGAATTTCCTGAATGATTGGCGTTCTTTCCACAATCCCCAAAAGCCAACCCGCTATTCAACAACGGTGGATTTAATTCACTATTTTCGGGAAGTAGCACCTGATTCGTTACAAGGTACGATTACCGATTTGTTGGAACGGACAAATAGTATCAAGTAA
- a CDS encoding AraC family transcriptional regulator: protein MKKEPAHLKFDSISDAHSAFGLPEPKHPLISLITGGTGGNMMTPGGTHVLNFYKISFNPTLSSRVRYGQGYYDFNEGGMLFASPNQIIGSDENSTDLPGCSLKALIIHPDFLLGYPLAQDIKNYGFFSYSTREALLLSQEEKDTIASLFNMIETELNSRIDDFSQDVVISQIALLLNFSNRFYKRQFITRKAVNHDILQQVETYLDDYLNREKALQHGIPSVQSLARQVNLSPNYLSDLLRSLSGRNTQQLIQDKLVEKAKDLLSTTNLSVGEIAYQLGFDYPQSFSRLFKTKTEVSPLEFRRLFN from the coding sequence ATGAAAAAAGAACCCGCCCACCTCAAGTTTGATTCCATCTCCGATGCGCATAGCGCATTTGGCCTGCCTGAGCCAAAACATCCGCTGATCAGTTTGATTACAGGAGGGACGGGAGGGAATATGATGACACCCGGAGGAACACATGTGTTGAATTTTTACAAGATCTCATTCAATCCCACGCTAAGTTCAAGGGTACGATATGGACAAGGCTATTATGATTTCAATGAGGGAGGAATGCTTTTCGCCTCACCGAACCAGATTATTGGTAGTGATGAGAATTCGACTGACCTGCCCGGGTGCTCGTTGAAGGCCTTAATTATTCACCCGGATTTTCTGCTCGGTTATCCACTGGCCCAGGACATCAAAAACTACGGCTTCTTTTCCTATTCTACCCGTGAGGCATTGCTGCTTTCACAAGAGGAAAAAGATACCATCGCTTCTCTGTTTAATATGATTGAGACTGAGCTTAACAGCCGTATCGATGATTTTAGTCAGGATGTGGTGATCTCCCAGATAGCACTCCTGCTTAATTTTTCAAATCGCTTTTACAAACGGCAGTTCATCACCCGAAAGGCGGTAAATCATGATATTCTTCAGCAGGTGGAAACCTATCTCGATGATTACCTGAACCGGGAGAAAGCACTGCAGCATGGCATTCCCAGTGTACAGTCATTGGCCCGACAGGTCAATCTGTCTCCCAACTACCTGAGTGACCTGCTTCGCTCACTTTCCGGTAGGAATACCCAGCAACTCATCCAGGATAAACTCGTAGAAAAAGCCAAGGATTTGTTGTCCACTACCAACCTGTCCGTGGGCGAGATTGCCTATCAATTGGGCTTTGATTACCCACAATCTTTCAGCAGATTATTCAAGACCAAGACAGAAGTATCTCCCTTAGAATTCAGAAGGTTGTTTAATTGA
- a CDS encoding SDR family NAD(P)-dependent oxidoreductase has translation MIAQKERKPKVWFITGTSRGFGRVWTEAALKRGDQVAATARNVDSITDFKENYGENVLLLPLDVTDPVQVKSSLLQAMDYFGRLDIVFNNAGYSLVGTIEESDSDDVRALYETNIFGPLAVIKAALPLLRKQGYGHILGTSSNLGHVTLPVIGYYCSSKWAFESIHESLATEIAQFNIKVTIVEPGAYATEFGSQQSLKFAEGMEIYAGFKEKFFGNLSSMERGDPEATPDALFAVVDSENPPLRFNLGSHNLQGIKSAYNERLKSWEEWDDVSRAAQGFDVNH, from the coding sequence ATGATAGCTCAAAAAGAAAGGAAACCTAAAGTATGGTTTATTACAGGCACTTCACGTGGCTTTGGCAGGGTATGGACTGAAGCGGCACTTAAGCGTGGCGATCAAGTGGCGGCCACTGCACGGAATGTGGACAGCATCACAGATTTTAAGGAGAACTACGGAGAGAATGTTTTGCTTTTACCGCTGGATGTCACAGACCCCGTGCAGGTAAAGTCTTCTTTGCTGCAGGCAATGGATTATTTTGGCAGATTGGATATTGTTTTCAACAACGCAGGATATTCTTTGGTGGGTACCATTGAGGAATCCGATTCAGACGACGTCCGTGCACTCTACGAAACCAATATTTTTGGGCCACTGGCTGTAATTAAGGCAGCATTGCCTCTACTGAGAAAGCAGGGGTATGGTCATATCCTCGGCACTTCGAGCAACTTGGGACATGTCACGCTTCCGGTAATAGGTTATTACTGCTCCTCCAAGTGGGCTTTTGAATCCATACACGAAAGCCTGGCCACCGAAATTGCCCAATTCAATATCAAAGTCACCATCGTGGAGCCCGGTGCATATGCCACTGAATTTGGTAGTCAGCAATCTTTGAAGTTTGCCGAAGGAATGGAAATCTATGCCGGTTTTAAAGAGAAGTTTTTTGGAAATCTCAGCAGCATGGAGCGGGGTGATCCGGAAGCTACTCCAGACGCCCTCTTTGCAGTGGTAGATTCAGAGAATCCTCCGCTGCGGTTTAACCTGGGCAGTCATAATCTGCAGGGGATTAAATCAGCCTATAACGAACGGTTGAAATCCTGGGAAGAATGGGATGACGTGTCGAGGGCTGCACAGGGATTCGATGTTAATCACTAA
- a CDS encoding SDR family NAD(P)-dependent oxidoreductase: MNLDPSNPFRKSFDVLYGASKTAMNAITISPANELEDISIKVNSVRPGFTGTALNNFRGTNSVEGSKEPIREALDESGVNGQFTGSHQEGYPG, translated from the coding sequence CTGAACCTCGATCCATCCAATCCTTTTAGAAAAAGTTTTGATGTCCTCTACGGTGCTTCCAAGACAGCAATGAATGCCATTACAATTTCCCCGGCAAATGAACTTGAAGACATCTCTATTAAGGTAAATTCCGTAAGGCCGGGCTTTACAGGGACTGCACTCAATAATTTCCGGGGAACCAACTCGGTAGAAGGTTCTAAAGAACCCATCCGTGAGGCGCTGGATGAAAGCGGCGTTAACGGACAGTTTACAGGATCCCACCAGGAAGGTTATCCTGGGTAA
- a CDS encoding AraC family transcriptional regulator, which produces MKKEKKLIRFQSISEIHEACGFPKPKHPLISITRCGSNTHFDLGNGPVYDVLNFYKIVLITDRQGKMRYGQSHYDFNEGSLMFLAPNQLIGSTEDDHVASARVLLFHPDFLLGFPLSKKIKQYQYFSYSVNEALHLSDQEREVMLSLFKLIEEELGSRIDEFSHEVVIAQLELLLHYANRFYNRQFITRKAVNNDILQKTEAILDDYFNSQKTLVEGIPTVQHLAEKLNISAGYLSDTLRSLIGQNAKQYIHYKLIEKAKEKLSTSELSVSEIAYELGFEHSQSFNKLFKQKTKQSPLEFRAGFN; this is translated from the coding sequence ATGAAAAAAGAAAAAAAACTCATCCGCTTTCAGAGCATTTCGGAAATACACGAAGCTTGCGGTTTTCCCAAGCCGAAACATCCACTGATCAGCATAACACGCTGTGGCAGCAATACCCACTTCGACCTGGGTAATGGCCCTGTGTATGATGTGCTGAATTTCTATAAAATAGTATTGATTACCGACCGTCAGGGAAAAATGAGATACGGCCAAAGTCACTACGATTTCAACGAGGGCAGTTTGATGTTTTTGGCACCCAATCAATTAATTGGATCTACCGAAGACGATCATGTGGCAAGTGCGCGAGTTTTGTTGTTTCATCCTGATTTTTTGCTGGGATTTCCATTGTCAAAAAAAATAAAACAGTATCAATATTTCTCCTATTCAGTGAACGAGGCATTGCATTTATCCGATCAGGAGAGAGAAGTAATGCTGTCACTTTTCAAACTAATTGAAGAGGAATTGGGCAGCCGGATTGACGAATTTAGCCACGAAGTTGTCATCGCGCAATTGGAACTACTGCTGCACTACGCCAACCGTTTTTACAACCGTCAATTCATCACCCGAAAAGCTGTCAATAATGATATTCTTCAAAAAACCGAAGCCATTTTAGATGACTATTTCAACAGTCAAAAAACCTTGGTTGAGGGCATCCCTACCGTTCAGCATTTAGCTGAAAAGCTCAATATTTCAGCAGGATATTTAAGTGATACGTTGCGTTCGCTAATCGGACAAAATGCCAAACAATACATCCATTACAAACTCATCGAAAAAGCCAAAGAAAAGCTTTCCACCTCTGAATTATCTGTGAGCGAAATTGCGTATGAGCTCGGTTTTGAGCATTCACAATCCTTTAACAAACTTTTCAAGCAAAAAACCAAGCAAAGTCCACTGGAATTTCGGGCAGGTTTTAATTAG
- a CDS encoding sugar transferase codes for MDVVLASIMFIVLSPVFLVLYLCLSIHHKGAPFFYQARPGRGGVVFNIMKFRTMSNGIDPQGRLLPDSERITGLGAWIRRTSLDEIPQLINVVKGDMSLVGPRPLLEDYLCLYSAQQCRRHEVRPGVTGWAQVNGRNAISWAKKFELDVWYVDHINFLLDLRILFQTLLNVLLGKGISQQGHVSMDRFEGDGQA; via the coding sequence ATGGATGTTGTTTTGGCTTCTATTATGTTTATAGTTTTATCGCCTGTTTTTCTGGTTCTCTATCTATGTCTTAGTATTCACCACAAGGGTGCACCGTTTTTTTATCAAGCCCGTCCAGGCAGAGGAGGTGTTGTTTTTAATATAATGAAGTTCAGGACTATGTCTAACGGCATCGATCCTCAAGGAAGGTTGCTGCCGGATTCTGAGCGGATTACAGGACTTGGGGCTTGGATACGTAGAACTTCACTTGATGAGATTCCCCAATTGATCAATGTGGTCAAGGGGGATATGAGTTTGGTGGGCCCTAGGCCTTTGCTGGAGGATTATCTATGTCTGTACTCAGCGCAGCAATGCAGAAGGCATGAAGTGCGTCCCGGAGTGACGGGATGGGCACAGGTGAATGGGCGAAATGCCATTTCATGGGCGAAAAAATTTGAACTGGATGTTTGGTATGTTGACCATATCAATTTCTTACTCGACCTACGTATATTGTTTCAGACCCTTCTTAATGTGTTGCTCGGCAAGGGAATTAGCCAGCAAGGACATGTAAGTATGGATAGGTTTGAAGGCGATGGGCAGGCTTGA